GCGTTGAACCCGCCGACCGGCTGTCGCTTCCATACCCGGTGTCCCCGCAAGCTGGGGCCTATCTGCGAGCAGGAGGAACCGCCCTGGCAGGATGCCGGCAACGGCCACCGCATCTACTGCCATATCCCCCTGGAAGAACTGCGCAAGGTGGAGCCGGTCATCACCGTGCACACCGACAACGCGGTCAAGGTGCGGTAAACATCCGTACGAGCAAGCGTCCGTTGCACAGGGGATGGGCACCGCCGGCCCATCCCTTTGTTTGTCCGCCGGCAAGTATGCTACCGTGAAAGGAGGGAGACAGAATGGTGTTCCACGCGCGTGTGAACCGGGAAGGGATGGAACATCCCCGCTTTCAGTATCTCTCCCGCGCCCAATGCGAGGCACTGCACAACGCCAGCCTGGAGATTCTCTCGCGCACGGGCGTGCGGTTGTACCTGGAGGAAGCGATCGAGCTACTGCGGAAGGCCGGCTGTTCCGTCACTGACGGCAACCGGGTGCGCATCCCCGCCGGCTTGGTGGAGAAGGCGCTCTCCACAGTGCCCAAACGCATCACCCTGTATGACCGGGAGGGGAAGCCGGCGCTCTTCCTCGAGCCGGGACGATGCTACTATGGGCCAGGCTCCGACTGCCTGCACATCATTGATCACCGCACGGGCCGGCGGCGCGATCCGGTGCTCCAGGACATCGTGGACGGCATCACCTTGTGCGATGCCCTGCCGCGCATCGGCTTCGTCATGTCCATGTTCCTGCCCAGCGACGTCAATCAGCTTGTCTCCGACCGCTACCAGATGGAGGTCATGCTGAACCACACCACCAAACCCATCGTTTTCGTGACGAATGAGTTTTCGGGCTGTGTGGATGCGGTGAAGATGGCGGAGATCGTCGTCGGCGGGGAAACGGTCCTGCGCGAGCGGCCTTTTGTCGCCTGCTACATCAACGTGACGACCGGCCTGCGTCATAATGAGGAGGCACTGCAGAAGCTCCTTTTCCTGGCGGAAAAGGGTATTCCAGCGCTGTATATCCCAGTGGTCATCGGCGGACTGACGGCTCCGATGAGCGAGCCGGCGGGCATGGCCATGGTCAACGCCGGCGTGCTGGCCGGCCTGGTGCTGTCCCAGTTGAAACGGGAAGGCGCGCCGTTCATCGTGCCGGGCTGGGGCGGGGCCGGCCTGGACATGCGCACCACGGTCAACCCGTACTGCTGGCCGGATTCGCGCGGCATGGCCCATGCGCTGGCGCAGTATTACAACCTGCCCATGTTCGGCATTGGGGGCTGTAGCGAGTCCAAGGATGTGGATTCTCAGGCGGCGGCCGAGGCGGCCCTGACGATGATGGCGGAGACGCTGGGCGGCGCGCAGTTGATCCATGACCTGGGATATCTGGAGTCGGGCCTGACGACCTCGCTGGCGCAGTTGGTTATCTGCCATGAGATCGCCGGCTGGATCGCCAAGTTCCTCTCCCCCACGCCGGTGAACGACGAGACGCTGGCGCTGGACCTGATCGACCAGGTGGGGCCAGACGGCCAGTTCCTGGATACCCCACATACGCTCCAGCATTTCCGCGATTTCTGGTATCCGGAGGTGTTCGAGCGCATGGACTATTTCGGCTGGCAGAGCGCCGGCGCCAAGCTGGCGCCGCAACGGGCCGCGGAATATGTCCAGCGCGTGCTGGAGACACATCAACCGCCGCTCCTGCCGGAGGACCTCCGCCGGCGGGTGCATGCCGTGGTGGAGGAAGCGGAGGCGAAGCTGTAACACATCTTCTCAGGGGGTTCCGTCTATGCTCCTTCGCGATTACGAACCCGAGCGGGATAAGGATGCGGTAAAGCGCATCTGGCTGGAGGCCGGCTGGCTCCAACCAGAACAGCCGCGCCAGGAGGAGGCGTTCGAGTATTTTGTAGGCTCTGGCCGCGGGCATGTGGCCGAGTGGAACGGCTCCGCCGAATGCTTCGTGCTGACCAATCCCGGCACTATCCAGTACCAAACCCATGAGCTTCCGCTGTGCAATGTGGCGGCCGTGACGACGAGCTGGGTGGCGCGGCGCATGGGGCTGGCGCGCCGGCTGACCGCCCGCGCCATCGCGGTGGGCGCGGCGGAGGGCGCGGCGGTCAGCACCCTGGGGGTTTTCGACCAAGGGTTTTACAACCAGTTGGGGTTCGGCACGGGCGGTTACATGCATTGGCTGGTGCTGGACCCGGCCAACATCCAGGTGCCGGTCAAAGCACGCCCTCCCCAGCGCATCAGACCGGAGCATTGGGAGGCAGTGCATGCCAGCCGGCTGGCGCGCCGGCGGTGCCACGGCTCCGTCAATGTCCTGCCGCCGCTCTTCACGCGCTCCGGGATGGTGCGGCTGGCGACCAGTTTCGGGCTGGGCTATTTTGACGGGCCGAACGGGGAGCTGACGCACCATATCTGGATGACGGCTGAGGCGCCGCGCGGGCCGTATCACGTGCTGTGGATGAGCTACCGCACGCCGGCGCAGTTCCTGGAGCTGATGGCGCTCCTGCACCAGTTGAGCGACCAGGTGCGGGTGGTGCGGATGGTGGAGCCGGCCGGCATCCAGATGCAGGATATCCTGGCGCGGCCCTTCCGCATGTTCCGGCTCCAGATCGAGGGCGGGTTGACGTACGGCATCTACGCCTCGGGCTTTTGGCAGGCGCGCATCTGCAATCTCGATATCTGCCTGGAGCACACGTCGTTCGCCGCCGGCCCGGTGCGCTTCAACCTGCGCCTGAGTGACCCGATCGAGCACTACCTGGACG
The window above is part of the Anaerolineae bacterium genome. Proteins encoded here:
- a CDS encoding sterol carrier protein domain-containing protein — protein: MLLRDYEPERDKDAVKRIWLEAGWLQPEQPRQEEAFEYFVGSGRGHVAEWNGSAECFVLTNPGTIQYQTHELPLCNVAAVTTSWVARRMGLARRLTARAIAVGAAEGAAVSTLGVFDQGFYNQLGFGTGGYMHWLVLDPANIQVPVKARPPQRIRPEHWEAVHASRLARRRCHGSVNVLPPLFTRSGMVRLATSFGLGYFDGPNGELTHHIWMTAEAPRGPYHVLWMSYRTPAQFLELMALLHQLSDQVRVVRMVEPAGIQMQDILARPFRMFRLQIEGGLTYGIYASGFWQARICNLDICLEHTSFAAGPVRFNLRLSDPIEHYLDEGAPWRGIAGEYVVTFGPQCGAEKGHDPSLPTLEATVGSFTRLWLGVLPASSLAFTDHLHGPADLLEQLDAVVRLPTPHVDWDL
- a CDS encoding trimethylamine methyltransferase family protein; the protein is MVFHARVNREGMEHPRFQYLSRAQCEALHNASLEILSRTGVRLYLEEAIELLRKAGCSVTDGNRVRIPAGLVEKALSTVPKRITLYDREGKPALFLEPGRCYYGPGSDCLHIIDHRTGRRRDPVLQDIVDGITLCDALPRIGFVMSMFLPSDVNQLVSDRYQMEVMLNHTTKPIVFVTNEFSGCVDAVKMAEIVVGGETVLRERPFVACYINVTTGLRHNEEALQKLLFLAEKGIPALYIPVVIGGLTAPMSEPAGMAMVNAGVLAGLVLSQLKREGAPFIVPGWGGAGLDMRTTVNPYCWPDSRGMAHALAQYYNLPMFGIGGCSESKDVDSQAAAEAALTMMAETLGGAQLIHDLGYLESGLTTSLAQLVICHEIAGWIAKFLSPTPVNDETLALDLIDQVGPDGQFLDTPHTLQHFRDFWYPEVFERMDYFGWQSAGAKLAPQRAAEYVQRVLETHQPPLLPEDLRRRVHAVVEEAEAKL